A genomic stretch from Anaerolinea thermophila UNI-1 includes:
- a CDS encoding class I SAM-dependent RNA methyltransferase produces MSEFHLVDLTQMTYGGEAMGRLSDGRAVFVPFALAGERVLVQLTEEKRGFARATLMDVVQPSPARIRPRCPHFTQCGGCHYQHMDYDLQLTVKQSILTEQLQRIGGLTDPPIGLMVPSPRAWNYRNTVQFHLTPEGQLGFRATDDRTVIGIQECHLPEEPLLDLWKQIQAEPLPDLERLSLRLGADGEILLVLESLEDTPPAISVEELPVSVVHSGPAGSLVLAGDDHVIMEVLGRPFRVSAGSFFQVNTPMAEAMVKHVLSLLPAERLGTVLDVYCGVGLFSAFLAPRTQNLIGIESAPSACDDFAVNLDEFDNVSLYMGTAEQILPSLQVYPDLIVVDPPRAGLELAALDAILRMNAPTLIYISCDPATLARDTKRLIRGGYRLVQVTPFDLFPQTYHIESISLFQR; encoded by the coding sequence GTGAGCGAATTTCATCTGGTCGATTTAACCCAAATGACTTATGGCGGCGAAGCCATGGGGCGTTTGTCTGATGGGCGTGCCGTTTTTGTGCCTTTTGCCCTGGCAGGCGAGCGTGTTCTGGTGCAGTTGACCGAAGAAAAACGCGGCTTTGCCCGCGCAACACTGATGGATGTAGTGCAACCCTCCCCTGCCCGCATTCGTCCTCGTTGTCCGCATTTTACGCAGTGCGGTGGCTGTCATTATCAGCACATGGACTACGATTTGCAGTTGACGGTCAAGCAATCCATCCTTACCGAACAACTGCAACGCATTGGCGGGCTGACAGATCCACCCATAGGGTTAATGGTGCCTTCACCGCGTGCCTGGAATTACCGCAACACAGTGCAGTTCCACCTGACTCCAGAAGGGCAACTGGGCTTTCGCGCCACCGATGACCGCACAGTTATCGGCATTCAGGAATGTCACCTGCCGGAAGAACCCTTGCTGGACCTCTGGAAACAAATTCAAGCCGAACCCCTTCCGGACCTGGAACGTCTTTCTCTGCGGCTTGGAGCAGATGGCGAGATTCTGCTGGTTCTGGAAAGTCTGGAAGATACTCCACCGGCAATCTCGGTTGAAGAACTGCCTGTCTCTGTAGTGCATTCGGGACCGGCAGGGTCACTGGTGCTGGCAGGTGATGACCACGTGATCATGGAAGTGCTGGGACGTCCCTTCCGCGTATCGGCTGGGTCGTTCTTCCAGGTGAATACTCCCATGGCGGAAGCCATGGTCAAGCATGTGCTTTCCCTGCTTCCAGCAGAAAGGTTAGGAACGGTACTGGATGTCTACTGTGGGGTGGGATTGTTCAGCGCCTTTCTGGCGCCGCGCACTCAAAACCTTATCGGCATCGAATCTGCGCCGAGCGCCTGCGATGATTTTGCCGTCAATCTGGATGAGTTCGACAACGTCTCTCTGTACATGGGAACGGCTGAGCAAATCCTGCCTTCGTTACAGGTATATCCTGACTTGATTGTCGTGGATCCGCCCCGCGCCGGGCTGGAACTGGCGGCACTGGATGCCATCTTGCGCATGAACGCACCCACGCTCATCTACATTTCCTGTGACCCCGCCACCCTGGCTCGGGACACCAAACGTTTGATTCGCGGCGGCTATCGGCTGGTGCAGGTAACGCCTTTCGACCTTTTCCCACAAACCTATCACATCGAAAGCATCAGCCTGTTTCAGCGTTAA
- a CDS encoding 4Fe-4S dicluster domain-containing protein has product MAEEKQTGRWGMVIDLDVCTGCNACVTACAMENNIPWVGEEDAGYGRGMHWIRVQRYWEGEYPEVSPHYQPVMCQQCGRAPCEPVCPVFATVHSEEQQINLQVYNRCIGTRYCANNCPYIARSFNWFDYSQQIPTPMNYYLNPNVTVRRRGVMEKCTFCVQRIYEGQERAKAEGRVVQDGEIVPACAQACPTDAIIFGDLSDPESRVSKAARNQRRYTLLEELGTEPKVTYLKGEGTYGG; this is encoded by the coding sequence ATGGCTGAAGAAAAACAAACAGGTCGCTGGGGCATGGTGATTGATCTGGATGTGTGCACCGGGTGTAATGCCTGTGTGACCGCCTGTGCCATGGAAAATAACATCCCCTGGGTGGGTGAAGAAGATGCCGGGTATGGTCGCGGGATGCACTGGATCCGTGTGCAGCGGTACTGGGAGGGGGAATATCCTGAAGTTTCTCCCCATTATCAACCTGTCATGTGTCAGCAGTGTGGGCGTGCCCCCTGTGAGCCGGTTTGCCCGGTGTTTGCCACTGTACATAGCGAAGAACAGCAAATCAACCTGCAGGTGTATAACCGTTGTATCGGCACTCGTTACTGTGCGAACAACTGCCCTTATATTGCCCGCAGTTTCAACTGGTTTGATTACAGTCAGCAAATCCCCACGCCGATGAATTACTACCTCAACCCCAATGTGACCGTGCGGCGACGGGGGGTGATGGAAAAGTGCACGTTCTGTGTTCAGCGTATCTACGAAGGACAGGAACGCGCCAAGGCTGAAGGACGAGTCGTGCAGGATGGCGAGATTGTTCCCGCCTGCGCGCAGGCATGTCCCACCGATGCCATCATCTTTGGCGATTTAAGTGATCCGGAGAGCCGGGTGAGCAAAGCCGCACGTAATCAACGCCGTTACACCCTGCTGGAGGAACTGGGCACCGAGCCCAAAGTGACCTATTTGAAGGGAGAGGGAACCTATGGCGGTTGA
- a CDS encoding c-type cytochrome codes for MKSKGLMKAGLLFLVFGLIVLSGWVGQAQARGLEQDSDVPRGALLYDNWYAALGVQPPQGNMPVWERQTTNTRSGAETWRCVSCHGWDYQGKDGAYREGSDRYTGFPGVYPAVTQRTEEEIVAVLSGKVDPQHDFSPYIPEADLKALAHFLKTSLVNDNEYIDPKTFKVLGGDAANGKALYESQCARCHGADGATLRFRFEGRDATLGTLALLDPWRFLHKTRFGTPGTEMVIGYDLGWTAQQGRDVLLYVQSLPSGLEPQQSPSLGETVPSPVEQPGGPARNVFTGVLTAFGALFTGLGFALILGVFLIGVLFVIVWMIRGKKQ; via the coding sequence ATGAAAAGCAAGGGCTTGATGAAAGCAGGTTTGCTGTTTTTGGTCTTCGGATTGATAGTGTTGTCCGGCTGGGTGGGTCAGGCGCAGGCGCGGGGATTGGAGCAGGACTCCGATGTGCCCCGCGGTGCCTTGCTCTATGACAACTGGTACGCGGCGTTGGGGGTTCAGCCACCCCAGGGTAACATGCCTGTTTGGGAACGTCAGACCACCAATACTCGCAGTGGCGCCGAAACCTGGCGGTGCGTTTCCTGTCACGGCTGGGACTATCAGGGTAAAGACGGGGCGTATCGTGAAGGCAGTGACCGTTACACCGGCTTTCCCGGTGTATATCCTGCCGTGACGCAGCGCACGGAAGAGGAAATTGTTGCGGTGCTGAGTGGCAAGGTAGACCCTCAGCATGATTTTTCTCCCTATATCCCCGAAGCAGACCTGAAAGCCCTGGCGCATTTCCTGAAAACCTCTCTGGTCAACGATAATGAGTACATTGACCCCAAAACCTTCAAGGTGCTTGGCGGAGACGCTGCCAACGGCAAAGCCCTGTATGAATCGCAGTGCGCCCGCTGTCATGGAGCAGACGGTGCCACCTTGCGTTTCCGTTTCGAGGGACGGGATGCTACTTTAGGAACGCTGGCATTGCTGGATCCCTGGCGTTTCCTTCACAAGACCCGCTTCGGTACCCCGGGAACGGAAATGGTTATCGGCTATGACCTGGGATGGACTGCCCAGCAAGGCAGAGATGTTTTGCTCTACGTTCAAAGTTTACCTTCTGGTCTGGAACCCCAGCAGTCCCCTTCTCTTGGAGAGACTGTGCCAAGCCCGGTGGAACAACCCGGTGGCCCTGCTCGGAATGTCTTCACCGGTGTGCTGACTGCTTTTGGGGCGCTGTTCACCGGCTTGGGGTTCGCGCTGATTCTGGGCGTTTTCCTGATAGGTGTCCTGTTTGTGATTGTCTGGATGATTCGTGGTAAGAAACAGTAA
- the nrfD gene encoding NrfD/PsrC family molybdoenzyme membrane anchor subunit: MAVEAKSLSTPLHGMDAEEAELREQLMFDPRPREELNRMVMESMVHTTPRYWAVVAFLAVVVLVCLFGAWGYMIATGIGLAGVRKPVYWGVFIVTFVFWIGISHAGTFVSAILRVFKAEFRRPFTRAAELMTTFGLAAGALYPLIHLGRVWVFYWMIPYPNARWLWPNFRSPLVWDFLAITTYLLSSTIYLYLPLIPDLAMARDRTQGWRHAIYKTLALGWRGTEAEWARLRKAITIFAFAIIPVMFSVHTIVSWDFAVSQTAVWNSTIFGPYFIVGAILSGVSAVVTILVILRATLKNMDYFIRMEHLDALGKLLLVFSMAWAYFFFNDYLVSWYGGYEAVRRVLFFHSSGPDSWIWWSMIIFNVLIPWLTLWNRRIRRTPWAMLIITLLINVGMYFERYTIVPMTLAHQRFPFDWGNYVPRIEIIISIGTLALFILLYMLASRLIPMVPVWEVREGQEAHMIRQIGKAKVPTVSELE; the protein is encoded by the coding sequence ATGGCGGTTGAAGCAAAATCTCTTTCCACTCCGCTTCACGGCATGGATGCTGAGGAAGCCGAACTGCGTGAGCAGTTGATGTTTGACCCTCGTCCCCGCGAGGAACTCAACCGCATGGTCATGGAATCCATGGTGCACACCACCCCGCGCTACTGGGCGGTGGTGGCGTTTCTGGCGGTGGTGGTGCTGGTATGTCTCTTCGGCGCCTGGGGTTACATGATTGCGACGGGGATCGGGCTTGCCGGGGTGCGCAAACCCGTGTACTGGGGCGTGTTCATCGTCACCTTTGTGTTCTGGATTGGTATCAGCCATGCCGGCACGTTTGTCTCCGCCATTTTGCGGGTGTTTAAAGCCGAGTTTCGCCGTCCGTTCACCCGCGCCGCTGAACTGATGACCACCTTCGGGCTGGCGGCAGGGGCACTGTATCCCCTCATTCACCTGGGACGGGTGTGGGTGTTCTACTGGATGATTCCCTATCCCAATGCCCGTTGGCTCTGGCCCAACTTCCGCTCCCCGCTGGTATGGGATTTTCTGGCAATCACCACTTACCTGCTTTCCAGCACCATTTACCTCTACCTGCCGCTCATCCCCGATTTAGCCATGGCGCGTGATCGCACTCAGGGCTGGCGGCATGCGATTTACAAGACGCTGGCGCTGGGCTGGCGCGGTACCGAGGCGGAATGGGCGCGCCTGCGGAAAGCCATTACCATTTTTGCCTTCGCCATCATCCCGGTGATGTTCTCGGTGCATACTATTGTGTCCTGGGACTTCGCCGTTTCTCAGACGGCGGTTTGGAACTCCACCATTTTTGGCCCTTATTTCATTGTAGGCGCTATTCTCTCCGGGGTCTCAGCGGTGGTGACTATTCTGGTCATTTTGCGAGCCACGTTGAAGAACATGGATTACTTTATCCGGATGGAGCATCTGGACGCGCTGGGCAAACTCTTGCTGGTGTTCTCCATGGCTTGGGCGTACTTCTTCTTCAACGATTACCTGGTCTCGTGGTATGGCGGGTACGAAGCCGTGCGGCGGGTTCTCTTCTTCCATTCCAGCGGTCCAGATTCATGGATCTGGTGGTCCATGATTATTTTCAATGTGCTCATTCCGTGGCTCACCTTGTGGAACCGCCGAATTCGCCGTACCCCCTGGGCAATGCTGATCATCACGCTGTTGATTAATGTGGGCATGTACTTCGAGCGTTATACCATCGTCCCCATGACGCTTGCCCATCAACGCTTCCCCTTCGACTGGGGTAACTATGTCCCGCGTATTGAGATTATCATCTCCATCGGTACTCTGGCATTGTTCATCCTGCTGTACATGCTGGCTTCGCGGTTGATTCCCATGGTGCCGGTTTGGGAGGTGCGCGAAGGGCAGGAAGCCCACATGATTCGCCAGATTGGTAAAGCCAAAGTTCCCACTGTGTCGGAACTGGAGTAA
- a CDS encoding molybdopterin-containing oxidoreductase family protein: protein MSEKLTRRNFLKLTGLGIAATAVLTGCGPASRYVLRRPYTDMPEYSQIGKSTYYATTCRECPAGCGIIMRTFEGRAIKAEGNPAHPVNRGKLCSRGLTAVQGLYNPDRYKAPLRRIKRGEAATEALSWDQAIEVVRSALNGNPQRVAFYLGLNHDHLFDFVTELAQTKGMPAPVRFGALGMFEARATLVEATRQVLGKATFPFFDLAGADLVLSFGANFLETWLSPVAYSRAFGDFRRRGQPLKKRGYLVVLEPRLSLTAGSADEWYSIVPGTEGAVAMALGKLLLESGALRMPVAVEAGYRSVNVEAVAQAAGISLEKLQHLAQLIAQAERPLFLPGGGALGHTFGLENALQILALNVAMGRVGQPGGVFLIAGEEKADSFASVQSLIQRMQAGEVDTLFVHGANPLFELPQSLGFEQALSKVKQVISFATFPDETSLFADYIFPDHSPLEGFGYTRILTGTAQFAVSSAQPVVVPLYDTRATVDVLIAASGLPYTDEVDFIQRSLQPVFARSDAPELATFWARFLQQGGYWEETRQTSMAMDASTVPLKVLLPEAVEEKTFHLMVYPTQMGDGSGANRPWLQETPDPMTTVMWNTWVEINPKTAEELGIHNDDIVRLVSSAGQIEAVAYLYPAIRPDTVAIPFGQGHTALGRFAEGRGVNPVVLLQTQTNAAGDLAVGDTRVRIEPTGKRRPLARLESRSGVYGEH from the coding sequence ATGAGTGAGAAACTTACTCGACGGAATTTCCTGAAACTCACCGGGCTGGGGATTGCCGCTACAGCAGTGCTGACCGGATGTGGCCCCGCTTCTCGTTACGTTTTGCGGCGCCCATACACGGATATGCCCGAGTACAGTCAGATTGGTAAAAGCACCTATTACGCCACTACCTGCCGTGAATGTCCTGCCGGGTGTGGAATCATCATGCGCACCTTCGAGGGGCGGGCGATTAAAGCCGAGGGTAACCCGGCGCACCCTGTCAACCGCGGCAAACTCTGCTCGCGCGGGTTGACTGCTGTGCAGGGACTTTACAACCCCGACCGTTACAAGGCTCCGTTGCGCAGAATTAAACGCGGTGAAGCCGCCACCGAAGCCCTCTCGTGGGATCAAGCCATTGAGGTGGTTCGCTCGGCGTTGAATGGGAATCCTCAGCGAGTGGCGTTCTATTTGGGCTTGAATCACGATCACTTGTTTGATTTTGTGACCGAACTTGCCCAAACCAAAGGCATGCCCGCGCCGGTGCGTTTCGGGGCTCTTGGCATGTTCGAAGCCCGTGCTACCCTGGTGGAAGCCACCCGTCAGGTGCTGGGAAAAGCCACCTTCCCATTCTTTGATCTGGCAGGTGCGGATCTGGTTCTCTCATTTGGAGCCAATTTCCTGGAAACCTGGCTTTCGCCCGTGGCATACAGCCGCGCTTTTGGCGATTTCCGCCGCCGAGGCCAACCCTTGAAGAAACGCGGCTATCTGGTTGTGCTGGAACCCCGTCTCTCTCTGACTGCCGGGAGCGCCGATGAGTGGTATTCTATCGTTCCAGGCACCGAAGGCGCAGTTGCCATGGCACTGGGGAAACTGCTTCTGGAAAGCGGTGCGCTCCGTATGCCTGTTGCCGTGGAAGCCGGTTATCGCAGTGTCAATGTGGAAGCAGTGGCTCAAGCCGCCGGAATTTCGCTGGAAAAACTCCAGCATCTGGCTCAATTGATTGCACAGGCAGAACGTCCCCTCTTTCTGCCGGGGGGTGGGGCGCTGGGGCACACCTTTGGCTTGGAAAATGCCCTGCAGATTCTGGCGCTCAATGTAGCCATGGGACGCGTCGGGCAGCCTGGGGGTGTCTTCCTGATTGCTGGGGAAGAAAAGGCCGATTCGTTTGCTTCGGTGCAATCCCTCATCCAGCGCATGCAGGCGGGAGAAGTGGACACCCTGTTCGTTCACGGTGCCAATCCGCTCTTTGAACTTCCCCAATCGTTGGGCTTTGAACAGGCTCTGAGCAAGGTCAAACAGGTGATTTCCTTTGCTACCTTCCCCGATGAGACTTCTCTGTTTGCCGATTACATCTTCCCCGATCACAGTCCGCTGGAAGGGTTCGGATATACCCGCATCCTGACGGGGACTGCCCAGTTTGCTGTTTCGTCGGCACAGCCGGTGGTTGTCCCGCTCTACGATACCCGCGCAACTGTGGATGTGCTGATTGCCGCCTCTGGCTTGCCCTATACCGATGAGGTGGATTTCATTCAGCGCAGCCTTCAACCTGTTTTTGCCCGCAGTGACGCGCCGGAACTGGCAACCTTCTGGGCGCGGTTCCTCCAGCAGGGGGGCTACTGGGAAGAGACTCGACAAACTTCTATGGCTATGGATGCCAGCACGGTTCCGTTAAAAGTGCTTTTGCCCGAAGCCGTAGAGGAAAAGACATTCCACTTGATGGTTTATCCCACTCAGATGGGGGATGGTAGTGGTGCCAATCGTCCCTGGCTGCAGGAAACTCCCGATCCCATGACCACGGTGATGTGGAACACCTGGGTGGAGATTAACCCCAAGACCGCCGAGGAATTGGGTATTCACAACGACGATATTGTCCGCCTTGTTTCGTCTGCCGGGCAAATTGAAGCCGTAGCGTACCTCTATCCTGCCATTCGTCCGGATACGGTGGCAATCCCCTTTGGGCAGGGGCATACTGCGCTGGGGCGCTTTGCCGAAGGACGTGGGGTGAACCCGGTAGTCCTTTTGCAAACCCAGACTAACGCCGCTGGCGATCTGGCAGTAGGGGATACCAGGGTGCGCATCGAACCCACCGGGAAACGGCGTCCGCTGGCTCGTCTGGAGTCCAGGAGCGGAGTTTACGGAGAACATTAG
- a CDS encoding SAM-dependent methyltransferase gives MVFSTVQEKTNARELTLSLLERLFPSNLLNGVGFRLWDDTRYPKDNVPASTTIVLNHPGALRAMLLPGTEVGLVEAYLYNDFDIEGNIEAVFPLGEALAERTNGWKKKLDIARELMRLPNQQNPRISKRGAARLSGKTHSIERDRQAVRYHYDVSNDFYSLFLGKRMVYSCAYFESPDEDLDTAQERKLDYICRKLRLKPGQKLLDLGCGWGGLVIYAAERYGVDVTGITLSEPQASLAQQRIAEAGLQAHARVRVQDYREVEEWEQYDALVSVGMFEHVGEKLLPVYFERAYRLLKPGGVFLNHGIARRAAEKGWDPQSFSNAYVFPDGELVPISTTLRAAEESGFEVRDVESLREHYALTLRRWVANLEAHHTQALQFVEESTYRVWRIYMSGSAHGFASGRLNVYQSLLVKPAQEGESKLPLSRKDWYIPG, from the coding sequence ATGGTATTTTCAACTGTTCAGGAAAAGACTAATGCTCGGGAACTTACCTTATCGCTTTTGGAGCGTTTGTTTCCCTCCAACCTGTTGAATGGTGTAGGATTTCGATTATGGGATGATACGCGCTATCCTAAAGACAATGTACCCGCCTCTACCACTATTGTCCTGAACCACCCTGGTGCACTGCGCGCCATGCTGTTGCCGGGTACAGAAGTAGGGCTGGTGGAGGCCTATCTTTATAACGACTTTGACATCGAAGGCAATATCGAAGCCGTGTTTCCCTTAGGAGAGGCACTGGCAGAGCGAACGAATGGGTGGAAGAAGAAACTGGACATTGCTAGAGAACTGATGCGCCTGCCCAATCAGCAAAATCCACGCATTAGCAAACGCGGAGCGGCGCGTCTTTCCGGCAAAACCCACTCCATTGAACGCGACCGCCAGGCAGTGCGGTATCACTACGATGTTTCCAATGACTTTTACAGCCTGTTTTTGGGCAAGCGCATGGTGTATTCCTGCGCTTATTTTGAATCTCCCGATGAAGACCTGGATACGGCTCAGGAACGCAAACTGGATTATATCTGCCGTAAACTGCGCCTGAAACCGGGACAAAAACTGCTGGATTTAGGATGCGGTTGGGGAGGATTGGTCATCTATGCGGCTGAAAGATATGGTGTGGATGTTACCGGCATCACCCTCAGCGAGCCGCAAGCCAGCCTTGCCCAACAGCGCATCGCCGAAGCGGGGTTGCAGGCACACGCCCGAGTGCGCGTGCAGGATTACCGGGAAGTAGAAGAGTGGGAACAATATGACGCCCTGGTCAGCGTGGGGATGTTTGAGCATGTGGGCGAGAAATTACTCCCCGTGTACTTTGAGCGGGCATATCGCCTGCTCAAGCCCGGCGGGGTCTTCCTCAATCACGGAATTGCCCGGCGCGCCGCTGAAAAAGGCTGGGATCCGCAATCCTTCTCCAATGCTTATGTATTCCCGGACGGCGAACTGGTGCCAATTTCCACCACCTTGAGAGCCGCAGAAGAGAGCGGGTTTGAAGTCCGCGATGTGGAAAGTCTGCGGGAACATTACGCGCTGACCTTGAGGCGTTGGGTAGCCAACCTGGAAGCGCATCATACCCAGGCATTACAATTTGTTGAAGAATCCACTTACCGCGTGTGGCGCATTTATATGTCCGGTTCGGCGCATGGCTTTGCCAGCGGACGTTTAAACGTGTATCAGAGTTTGCTGGTCAAACCTGCTCAAGAAGGTGAGAGCAAACTACCCCTATCCCGTAAGGACTGGTATATCCCTGGGTGA
- a CDS encoding cytochrome c3 family protein yields the protein MSKLIPWYLQPWFRITLGIVVLILLGGAVGGIYLTQQSPPQPIQFPHNFHVGAGIPCLYCHPGAQWGESAGLPSSSLCWGCHQQVAKTKTSPELQKLAQYVERGEEIPWVPVFIQPDFVHFNHRAHVAAGVACETCHGDMKKMTVAQPIPRQNMGWCLNCHSKQPKEKWARLSDCSLCHY from the coding sequence ATGTCCAAACTCATTCCATGGTACTTGCAGCCGTGGTTTCGCATTACCCTGGGCATTGTCGTGTTGATTTTGCTGGGGGGAGCGGTTGGGGGCATTTATCTGACACAGCAATCTCCACCGCAGCCGATTCAATTCCCGCATAACTTCCATGTCGGGGCAGGGATTCCCTGTCTTTACTGCCACCCCGGAGCACAATGGGGAGAAAGTGCGGGATTGCCTTCTTCCAGTTTATGCTGGGGGTGTCATCAGCAGGTTGCCAAGACGAAGACCTCTCCCGAACTGCAAAAACTGGCGCAATATGTGGAGAGGGGAGAGGAAATCCCCTGGGTGCCGGTGTTTATCCAGCCTGATTTTGTCCACTTTAATCACCGCGCGCATGTTGCCGCCGGGGTAGCGTGTGAAACCTGCCATGGCGATATGAAAAAGATGACGGTGGCTCAACCTATTCCCCGCCAGAACATGGGCTGGTGTCTGAATTGTCACAGCAAACAGCCCAAGGAAAAGTGGGCGCGTCTTTCCGACTGTTCGCTTTGCCATTACTAA